The following coding sequences lie in one Yamadazyma tenuis chromosome 3, complete sequence genomic window:
- a CDS encoding uncharacterized protein (COG:S; BUSCO:EOG09265GYD; EggNog:ENOG503P6QT), with the protein MGWFSSEVQAPPDKNKRQTCWDSRDRFFECLTAHGIDNSLDAKQKDAVENNCGTLRTEFQNNCVASWFKYFQEKRYNDITRERYIKKLEAEGAQELPFKLAPGKK; encoded by the coding sequence ATGGGTTGGTTTAGCAGTGAGGTACAAGCCCCTCCAGATAAAAACAAAAGACAAACATGTTGGGACAGCCGTGACAGGTTTTTTGAATGCTTAACCGCGCACGGAATCGACAACTCGTTGGATgccaaacaaaaagatgCAGTTGAAAACAACTGTGGGACTTTGAGAACCGAGTTTCAGAACAACTGTGTGGCTAGTTggttcaagtacttccaGGAGAAAAGGTATAACGATATCACTAGAGAAAGATACATCAAAAAACTTGAGGCCGAGGGAGCACAAGAATTACCTTTCAAGTTGGCTCCAGGAAAAAAGTAA